A single region of the Thermodesulfatator indicus DSM 15286 genome encodes:
- a CDS encoding response regulator, with translation MAFKILIVNDEPVQRFRLTSMLKKAGYLVEQAEDGLEAIDLLSSGLKPDLIITDLYMPRIDGWGLCRFLWENNYNLPVLIISSYFASEEIEGIIKALGVEGFLSYPCSTKELLKKIKEVFSSPKKEKYYNVFLLAYDPKEKKRWEDILTRAGFKVTSPVSLNDAIENLKKNNFEASFISSKLAPDEVFFIKQMAPALPIIIFPSKNAEPLDPFSYIIKGARYVLPQNAGPEYVRFMVEREIKEKALLLGQKLLRQKTKELENISAELTRIQNVLQLIVEQATDVGLVITNEKMEPFFTNPKAEEFFLLSKNKDFYSFLEFLLGKVDIAEITAVIEKEGLFQCEVKLPDEETILSLKVRAFFDKEKDKILGYVFMIEDLTQERKFQERLIQMQKMEAIATLAAGIAHDFNNILAAIRLKAELITEYLSFPHIKNVNDILALCDRAAQIVSQMITFARPEEKEPSEVSDLNQQLKEALYFIQESIPKGIKIKINLNETALFVPLSKAQLTQIIMNLCLNAIQAMEKEGTLSLKTFKVSLEEAPEGYIPGGKKHIKGRFACLEVEDTGTGIPPEYLRRIFDPYFSTKNSHSGTGLGLAVTLRIVENVKGFILVRTKNKEGSLFRIYLPEVSPPKDLKKELKRDLATMFPAPKIMIVEDEKGIADAVAKYLLEKGYQVECCFSGEEAWSRIKGGLTPDVILLDLNLPGLSGKDVIKKIRKTGKNIHIIVTTGYIDEKSREFLETMGVDAILYKPFRLEEIPRNLTSIMKN, from the coding sequence ATGGCTTTTAAAATTCTTATTGTCAACGACGAGCCGGTTCAGAGATTTCGTCTGACTTCTATGCTAAAAAAGGCGGGCTATCTCGTAGAACAGGCTGAAGATGGCCTGGAAGCTATTGACTTGCTATCTTCTGGCCTAAAGCCTGATTTAATTATTACCGATCTTTACATGCCACGCATTGATGGTTGGGGCCTTTGTCGGTTTTTATGGGAAAACAACTACAATTTGCCGGTACTAATAATTTCTTCATATTTTGCTTCTGAAGAAATAGAAGGAATTATAAAAGCTCTAGGAGTTGAAGGATTTTTATCTTATCCTTGCTCCACCAAAGAGCTTCTTAAAAAGATAAAAGAAGTTTTTAGCTCTCCTAAAAAGGAAAAATATTATAATGTCTTTTTACTCGCCTACGATCCAAAAGAAAAAAAACGGTGGGAAGATATACTTACTAGAGCTGGATTTAAAGTAACCTCTCCTGTAAGTTTAAATGACGCTATTGAAAACTTGAAAAAAAATAACTTCGAGGCCTCTTTTATCTCCTCAAAACTTGCGCCTGATGAAGTTTTTTTTATAAAACAAATGGCCCCAGCTCTTCCTATCATTATTTTCCCTTCTAAAAATGCAGAACCTTTAGACCCGTTTTCTTACATCATAAAAGGGGCTCGTTATGTGTTACCCCAGAACGCGGGGCCAGAATATGTTCGCTTTATGGTTGAAAGAGAAATTAAAGAAAAAGCCCTGCTTTTGGGACAAAAACTCTTACGCCAAAAAACTAAAGAGTTGGAAAACATTAGTGCCGAATTAACTCGCATACAGAATGTTCTTCAACTTATAGTTGAGCAGGCTACTGATGTGGGCTTAGTGATCACCAATGAAAAAATGGAACCCTTTTTTACTAATCCTAAAGCTGAAGAATTCTTTTTATTGTCCAAAAATAAAGATTTTTATTCTTTTCTCGAATTTTTATTAGGTAAAGTTGATATTGCTGAAATTACAGCAGTGATAGAGAAAGAAGGGCTTTTTCAGTGTGAAGTCAAGCTTCCAGATGAAGAAACAATTTTATCTCTAAAAGTTAGGGCTTTTTTTGATAAGGAAAAAGATAAAATCCTAGGCTATGTCTTTATGATTGAAGACTTAACGCAGGAAAGAAAATTTCAAGAACGATTAATTCAAATGCAAAAAATGGAAGCGATAGCCACTTTAGCCGCAGGAATAGCGCATGATTTTAATAACATTTTGGCCGCTATTAGGCTTAAAGCAGAGCTAATAACTGAATATTTAAGTTTTCCACATATAAAGAATGTAAACGACATTTTGGCTCTTTGTGATCGTGCAGCTCAAATAGTTAGCCAGATGATAACTTTTGCCAGACCAGAAGAAAAAGAGCCTTCAGAAGTTTCAGACCTCAATCAACAGTTAAAAGAGGCTCTTTATTTTATCCAGGAATCCATTCCCAAGGGAATAAAAATAAAAATCAATTTGAACGAAACAGCCCTTTTTGTGCCTTTATCTAAGGCCCAACTAACACAAATTATCATGAATCTATGTCTTAATGCCATCCAAGCTATGGAAAAAGAAGGAACTCTTTCTTTAAAAACTTTTAAAGTCAGCTTAGAAGAAGCCCCTGAAGGGTATATTCCAGGAGGTAAAAAACACATAAAGGGCCGCTTTGCCTGTTTAGAAGTAGAAGATACCGGCACAGGCATCCCGCCAGAATATCTTAGGCGAATTTTTGATCCATATTTTTCCACCAAAAATTCTCATTCTGGTACCGGTCTGGGTTTAGCTGTAACTCTGAGAATTGTAGAAAATGTTAAAGGTTTTATCCTGGTTCGCACTAAAAACAAAGAAGGCTCTCTGTTTAGAATTTATTTACCAGAAGTTTCTCCACCTAAAGACCTTAAAAAAGAACTGAAAAGAGATCTAGCCACCATGTTTCCCGCACCTAAAATAATGATTGTCGAGGACGAAAAAGGCATCGCGGATGCAGTAGCGAAATATCTCTTAGAAAAAGGCTATCAAGTAGAATGCTGTTTTTCTGGAGAAGAAGCCTGGTCCAGAATTAAAGGTGGACTGACTCCTGATGTTATCCTATTAGATTTAAATTTACCTGGACTGTCAGGAAAGGATGTTATAAAAAAGATCAGAAAAACAGGAAAAAATATCCACATAATAGTAACTACTGGTTATATAGATGAAAAAAGTCGAGAATTTTTAGAAACTATGGGTGTTGATGCTATTTTATATAAACCTTTTCGTTTAGAAGAAATTCCCCGCAACTTAACTTCGATTATGAAAAATTAA
- the ccsB gene encoding c-type cytochrome biogenesis protein CcsB, whose amino-acid sequence MTSSLLLSIATFLYLAAAIFYLFNWIFHWQKFGIAGTATAISGLLLHTAGFFFRWWESHQLGYGRIPLTNLYESLIFFGWSIVAVYLFMEFKFKNRAMGAFVMPFAFLSMAYASFSTDQEIQPLIPALQSNWLTVHVITCFLGYAAFTVACALGIMYLVRSKAKSDEGLWSHLPDLKSLDDLIYKTILFGFFWLTVGIITGAVWAEQAWGSYWSWDPKETWSLITWFVYAAAIHARLMRGWSGTRIAFLSIIGFASVLFTYFGVNFLLSGLHSYGAG is encoded by the coding sequence ATGACCAGCTCCCTCCTTTTAAGTATTGCTACTTTTCTTTATTTGGCGGCGGCTATCTTTTATCTTTTTAACTGGATTTTCCACTGGCAAAAATTTGGTATAGCTGGAACAGCCACAGCTATCTCTGGTCTTCTTCTTCATACCGCCGGTTTCTTTTTTCGCTGGTGGGAATCTCATCAACTGGGCTATGGTCGTATCCCCCTCACTAATTTATATGAGTCTCTTATATTTTTCGGCTGGTCAATCGTAGCAGTTTATTTATTTATGGAATTTAAGTTTAAAAATCGGGCAATGGGTGCCTTTGTAATGCCCTTTGCCTTTTTGAGCATGGCTTATGCGTCTTTTTCTACTGATCAAGAAATTCAGCCTCTTATACCTGCTTTACAGAGTAACTGGTTGACCGTGCACGTCATCACTTGTTTTCTGGGCTATGCCGCTTTTACTGTAGCTTGTGCGCTTGGCATAATGTATCTCGTGCGCTCTAAAGCCAAGTCTGATGAAGGGCTCTGGTCTCATCTGCCGGATCTTAAATCTCTTGATGACTTAATTTATAAGACCATTCTTTTTGGGTTTTTCTGGCTAACGGTAGGCATAATAACCGGGGCAGTTTGGGCGGAACAGGCCTGGGGAAGTTACTGGAGCTGGGACCCTAAAGAAACCTGGTCCCTCATCACCTGGTTTGTTTATGCCGCAGCTATTCACGCCCGGCTTATGCGAGGTTGGAGCGGTACGAGGATAGCTTTCCTTTCTATCATTGGCTTTGCTTCGGTTCTTTTCACCTATTTTGGGGTTAACTTCTTGTTATCCGGGCTCCACAGTTACGGTGCAGGTTAA